From Cryobacterium sp. GrIS_2_6:
GTTCAAGCAGGCGTTCCGGCGCCATGCCGCCGGTGTTGCGTGCGTGACGGCGCGCCAGGCCGACGGAACACCCGTCGGCTTCACGGCGACCTCGCTTGCCTCGCTGTCGTCCGTGCCGCCACTCGCGACCTTCAACATGGCGAGGACGGCAAGCTCCTGGCCGGCGATCGCCGAAACGGAGCGCGTCGTCATCCACACCCTCGGCGCACGCAATCGCGCCCTCGCCGAGCGGATGAGCGGGCCGAACGCCCTGCGCTTCGCCGGTGACCACTGGCATGAGGGTCCGCGCGGCCTGCCGGTGCTGAACGACGTGACGAGCTGGATGGTCGGCCACATCATCGAGCGGGTCACTGTGCACAACGGCGCCGTGATCGTCGTCCAGATCGAGGAGGGCGGCCTCGGCGACGAAGACGAGGCGTTGCTCTACCACGAGCGGATGTACCGGGTGCCCGGGCCGGAAGCGGCGCTCTGAGTCGAGGCGAACGACCCGTTGGCTGGGTCAGGTGTCGTCGCGTGTCGCGGCAGTGCGCTTGAGCGCGCGGAGTCGCTGGCGTTCTGCCTCGACGACCGCAGCCTCCTCCGGGGTCGGAGCCGCACCGCCGAGATGGCGCGGCTGCCACCACTGGCCGGAACCGTCG
This genomic window contains:
- a CDS encoding flavin reductase family protein; protein product: MNELNDIRETPTVPRLEGDPNAPLDLAAFKQAFRRHAAGVACVTARQADGTPVGFTATSLASLSSVPPLATFNMARTASSWPAIAETERVVIHTLGARNRALAERMSGPNALRFAGDHWHEGPRGLPVLNDVTSWMVGHIIERVTVHNGAVIVVQIEEGGLGDEDEALLYHERMYRVPGPEAAL